The window GCACGGTCCGCGTCGGTGGTGACGAGGACAACGACGGCGCCCAGGTGTTCGGAGAGGAGAACAGCATGCAGTGGGACCTGACACGACCGCTCGAGGCGGAGTCGCTGGGACTCCCGGCGGACAAGATGGTGATCGTCACCGTGCCCGAGGACGCGACGGTGAGCCTCACGCTCCCCAGCGGCACCTGGTCCGGGCGCACCGAGGAGATGACGGTGACCACCCGGCGCGGCTTTGTCGACTCGGTCGACCTGTTCTGGACCGAGGCCGACGGGCAGGCCGCCGCCGACCGCATGGTGGCAGACGCGGCGCTCCTGGGTGTCGACGCCGCCCGGGTCGCCGAGTGGGCCGAGACCGCGCGATGGGCCGAGACCGCCGACACCAACCGGTCACGCACGGATGCCAACTACAACGGCGCCAACGGCGAGGTGTCCACCGCGATCAAGCCCAGCATGGCCGTGGGCGAGGGCCCTGGCACACCGGTCCGGCTCTGGTACATGTTCTACGTGCGCGACGTCGTCGAGACCGCTGGCTGAGCAGGGCGCAGCGCCTGGTACGCACGGCTCACCGGCGCGTGGCCCAGGTGCGGTTCCAGCCAGGCGCTGGTCTCCACCAGCCGCGGCAGGGACACCCCAGTGCTGATCCCCAGCCCGTCCAGCATCCAGACCAGGTCCTCGGTGGCGAGGTTCCCGGTCGCCGACTCCGCGTACGGGCACCCGCCGAGCCCGCCCACCGACGTGTCGAACGTGGTCACCCCGTGCCGCAGCGCGGCGGCCACGTTGCCGAGCGCCTGCCCGTAGGTGTCGTGGGCGTGCAGGGCCAGTACGTCGTCCGGCAGGCCGGCGTCGTTCAGGGCGTCCAGTAGCGCGACGACGTGCCCCGGCGTCCCGACGCCGATCGTGTCGCCGAGCGAGAGCTCGGTGGCCCCGAGGTCCATCAGGCGTTTGCCCGCCGCGACCACCTGGTCCAGCGGCACGTCCCCCTCCCACGGGTCGCCGAAGCACATGGAGACGTACGCCCGCACGCGCATCCCGGCGGCGCGCGCCCGCGTGATCACGGGCTCGAACATCGTGTACTGCTCGTCCAGGGAGCGGTTCAGGTTCTTGCGCGCGAACGTGTCGGTGGCGCTGGCGAAGACCGCGATGTGCCGCAGCCCCAGGTCGTAGGCACGCTCCAGGCCACGCTCGTTCGGCACGAGCACCGGCAGGTCGCGGGCCCGGTCGCCGAGGCGCTTCACCAGCGCGGTAAGCACCTCCTCGGCGTCGGCGAGCTGCGGCACCCAGCGCGGGTGCACCAGGCTGGTGGCCTCCACGTACGGCAGGCCGGCGTCGAGCAGCCGCTCGACCAGGCCGACCTTGACCGCGG is drawn from Promicromonospora sp. Populi and contains these coding sequences:
- a CDS encoding hydroxymethylglutaryl-CoA lyase, with translation MTEQVDRLVSGPQVVRDPSLPDRVTIYEVGARDGLQNEDASVPTAVKVGLVERLLDAGLPYVEATSLVHPRWVPQLADAEEVLTALVKRLGDRARDLPVLVPNERGLERAYDLGLRHIAVFASATDTFARKNLNRSLDEQYTMFEPVITRARAAGMRVRAYVSMCFGDPWEGDVPLDQVVAAGKRLMDLGATELSLGDTIGVGTPGHVVALLDALNDAGLPDDVLALHAHDTYGQALGNVAAALRHGVTTFDTSVGGLGGCPYAESATGNLATEDLVWMLDGLGISTGVSLPRLVETSAWLEPHLGHAPVSRAYQALRPAQPAVSTTSRT